In one window of Micromonospora cathayae DNA:
- a CDS encoding lipase family alpha/beta hydrolase has protein sequence MLLRKILVTATTAAALLVAATATAASAAPAPAPERAATADKAGPAEQAAPADRAAAGVGTYATNPVIVVGGLSGVAVAYEPLAARLRGDGHRVSIYQLPNLGLGDIAASARAFSGYVAQVRANTGAAKVDLVAHSEGGLVSRYYLKNLGGTGSVGRLITLGSPHYGTYVADIAKFLGLGNCVGIVACQQMTIGSAFLNDLNAGDDTPGSVRYTTIRTLQDELVRPTQNATLADGAVNALVQTWCPLRIVGHLGLVLDGTTYTMVQDALADRSITPNCFAV, from the coding sequence ATGCTGCTCCGAAAGATCCTCGTCACCGCCACGACCGCCGCCGCGTTGCTGGTCGCCGCCACTGCCACCGCCGCCAGCGCCGCCCCCGCACCTGCACCTGAGCGGGCCGCGACAGCCGACAAGGCCGGGCCAGCCGAGCAGGCCGCCCCGGCCGACCGGGCCGCCGCCGGCGTCGGCACGTACGCCACCAACCCGGTCATCGTGGTCGGCGGGCTGTCCGGCGTCGCGGTCGCGTACGAACCGCTCGCCGCCCGGCTGCGCGGCGACGGCCACCGGGTCAGCATCTACCAGCTGCCGAACCTCGGCCTCGGCGACATCGCCGCCTCGGCCCGCGCGTTCAGCGGGTACGTCGCCCAGGTGCGGGCGAACACCGGCGCGGCCAAAGTGGACCTGGTCGCCCACTCCGAGGGCGGTCTGGTCTCCCGGTACTACCTGAAGAACCTCGGCGGCACCGGCTCGGTCGGCCGGCTGATCACCCTCGGCAGCCCGCACTACGGCACGTACGTCGCCGACATCGCCAAGTTCCTCGGCCTCGGCAACTGCGTCGGCATCGTGGCCTGCCAGCAGATGACCATCGGCTCGGCGTTCCTCAACGACCTGAACGCCGGGGACGACACGCCGGGCAGCGTCCGCTACACCACGATCCGGACCCTCCAGGACGAGCTGGTGCGCCCCACCCAGAACGCCACCCTGGCCGACGGGGCGGTCAACGCGCTGGTGCAGACCTGGTGCCCGCTGCGCATCGTCGGACACCTCGGGCTGGTGCTCGACGGCACCACGTACACGATGGTCCAGGACGCCCTGGCCGACCGGTCGATCACCCCGAACTGCTTCGCGGTCTGA
- a CDS encoding type I restriction-modification system subunit M: protein MSTVDSRRLVQKLWNYCDVLRDDGVSTIDYVEQLTFLLFLKMADERANRKFRPEQIVPDELSWQTLLDAEGVNLEAQYRHILTELGKQSGTLGTIFRKAQNRIQDPAKLKRLIVDLIDKENWSQAGVDVKGDAYEELLAKGAEDAKSGAGQYFTPRALTTAMVDCVLPTPDDTITDPACGTGGFLLAAFDHIQSQHGSALTPDQRRKLARDAITGTELVEGTARLAAMNMLLHGIGTPGGDSLITVGDALGREPSRRYTLVLANPPFGRSSSIRMVGQDGRAADRGDGAVERPDFWTTTANKQLNFVQHIASLLEINGRAAVVLPDNVLFEGGAGETIRRRLLKQYDLHTMLRLPTGIFYAGGVKANVLFFERKRAREEPWTSVLWVYDFRTNQHFTLKQNPLRREHLQDFVDCYLPGKDRAERVETERFKPFTYDELIARDKVNLDITWLKDASLEDADALLPPEVIAQEIVEDLQAALREFAAIAEALAGTTGKDTTSS, encoded by the coding sequence GTGAGCACTGTGGATTCGCGCCGCTTGGTGCAGAAGCTCTGGAACTACTGCGACGTGCTGCGCGACGACGGCGTCTCGACCATCGACTACGTCGAGCAGTTGACGTTTCTGTTGTTCCTAAAGATGGCCGACGAGCGGGCCAACCGGAAGTTCCGCCCCGAGCAGATCGTGCCGGACGAGCTGAGCTGGCAGACGCTGCTTGACGCCGAGGGCGTCAACCTGGAGGCGCAGTACCGGCACATCCTCACCGAGCTAGGCAAGCAGAGCGGCACGCTCGGCACGATCTTCCGGAAGGCACAGAACAGGATCCAGGACCCGGCCAAGCTCAAGCGGCTGATCGTGGACCTGATCGACAAGGAGAACTGGTCGCAGGCCGGGGTCGACGTCAAGGGCGACGCCTACGAGGAACTGCTCGCCAAAGGCGCGGAGGACGCGAAGTCCGGCGCGGGGCAGTACTTCACTCCGCGCGCGCTGACCACCGCGATGGTCGACTGCGTGCTGCCCACCCCGGACGACACCATCACCGACCCGGCCTGCGGAACCGGCGGGTTCCTGCTGGCCGCGTTCGACCACATCCAGAGCCAGCACGGCAGCGCGCTCACCCCCGACCAGCGGCGGAAGCTCGCCCGCGACGCGATCACCGGCACCGAGCTGGTCGAGGGGACGGCCCGGCTGGCGGCGATGAACATGCTGCTGCACGGCATCGGTACGCCCGGCGGCGACTCGCTGATCACGGTGGGGGACGCGCTCGGCCGGGAGCCGAGCCGTCGGTACACCCTGGTGTTGGCGAACCCGCCGTTCGGTCGTAGCTCCTCGATCCGGATGGTCGGGCAGGATGGTCGGGCCGCCGACCGGGGCGACGGCGCGGTCGAGCGCCCCGACTTCTGGACCACCACCGCCAACAAGCAGCTCAACTTCGTCCAGCACATCGCGTCGCTGCTGGAGATCAACGGACGGGCGGCGGTCGTCCTGCCGGACAACGTGCTCTTCGAGGGCGGCGCGGGGGAGACCATCCGTCGCCGGCTGCTCAAACAGTACGACCTGCACACCATGCTGCGGCTGCCCACCGGGATCTTCTACGCCGGTGGGGTCAAGGCCAACGTGCTGTTCTTCGAGCGCAAACGCGCCCGCGAGGAACCCTGGACGAGCGTGCTCTGGGTGTACGACTTCCGCACCAACCAGCACTTCACCCTCAAGCAGAACCCGCTGCGCCGGGAACATCTCCAGGACTTCGTGGACTGCTACCTGCCCGGCAAAGACCGGGCCGAGCGGGTGGAGACCGAGCGCTTCAAGCCCTTCACGTACGACGAGCTGATCGCCCGGGACAAGGTCAACCTGGACATCACCTGGCTCAAGGACGCCTCCCTGGAGGACGCCGACGCGCTGCTGCCGCCCGAGGTGATCGCCCAGGAGATCGTGGAGGACCTCCAGGCCGCCCTACGCGAGTTCGCCGCCATCGCCGAGGCGCTCGCCGGCACCACCGGCAAAGACACGACAAGTTCCTGA
- a CDS encoding GMC family oxidoreductase produces the protein MEEFDYVVVGAGTAGCVLAYRLSADPTNRVLLVEAGGWDSSLFVRIPKGFSKLMDGGSTTWHYAATTNAGRRERWQRGRLVGGSSSINGMIYARGGPADWDALAERGNPGWGWHTMLPVYQQIEDHPARPTPDPGPLRLSTAVGTDDLCEEMIAAGVGQGLRRTDDLDDGDDERIGYTTATISAGRRVSAADAFLHPVRDRPNLTVLVRATVQRVLVVEGRAVGVRVRRAGQSVDYRARAEVVLAAGAIASPQLLQVSGIGPGDVLRSAGVPVLLDRPRVGAGMREHRMAVLQYRLAGEVGYNPLLNNVVGQSLAALRWLVARRGPLALPVHDVAAYLRSTPEADRPDAHLLMAPFSAAPPRPGRALELERQAGLMCLGGVTRARSEGSLEITAPTPQTPPRITVNYLTDPYDRAVAVATFRRMREFFASGPIARHIVAETVPGPAVRTERDLLDAALHHGYTGYHAVGTCAMGPDDADVVDPELRVRGVDGLRVVDASVLPTLVAGWINGPVAALAWRAADLILGKV, from the coding sequence GTGGAAGAGTTCGACTACGTCGTGGTCGGGGCGGGCACGGCCGGGTGTGTGCTCGCGTACCGGCTCAGCGCCGACCCGACGAACCGGGTCCTGCTGGTCGAGGCCGGCGGCTGGGACAGCAGCCTCTTCGTCCGCATCCCCAAGGGCTTCTCGAAGCTGATGGACGGCGGGAGCACCACGTGGCACTACGCCGCCACCACCAACGCCGGTCGACGGGAGAGGTGGCAGCGTGGGCGGCTGGTGGGCGGCTCCAGCTCGATCAACGGAATGATCTACGCCCGGGGCGGCCCGGCGGACTGGGACGCGCTGGCCGAACGCGGCAACCCGGGCTGGGGCTGGCACACCATGCTGCCGGTCTACCAGCAGATCGAGGACCACCCCGCGCGACCCACGCCCGACCCCGGTCCGCTGCGGCTGTCCACCGCCGTCGGCACCGACGACCTGTGCGAGGAGATGATCGCCGCCGGGGTCGGGCAGGGGTTGCGCCGCACCGACGACCTGGACGACGGCGACGACGAGCGGATCGGGTACACCACGGCGACCATCTCCGCCGGCCGGCGGGTCAGCGCCGCCGACGCGTTCCTGCACCCGGTCCGGGACCGACCCAACCTGACCGTCCTGGTCCGCGCCACCGTGCAGCGGGTGCTGGTGGTGGAGGGCCGGGCGGTCGGGGTGCGGGTCCGTCGGGCCGGGCAGAGCGTCGACTACCGGGCCCGGGCCGAGGTGGTCCTCGCCGCCGGCGCGATCGCCAGCCCGCAGCTGCTCCAGGTCTCCGGGATCGGGCCGGGGGACGTGCTGCGCTCGGCCGGGGTGCCGGTGCTGCTGGACCGGCCCCGGGTGGGCGCCGGCATGCGGGAGCACCGGATGGCGGTGCTCCAGTACCGGCTGGCCGGCGAGGTCGGGTACAACCCCCTGCTGAACAACGTCGTCGGCCAGTCCCTGGCGGCGCTGCGCTGGCTGGTCGCCCGGCGGGGGCCGCTGGCGCTGCCGGTGCACGACGTGGCCGCGTACCTGCGCTCCACACCCGAGGCGGACCGGCCGGACGCGCACCTGCTGATGGCCCCGTTCTCCGCCGCCCCGCCCCGCCCGGGGCGGGCGCTGGAACTGGAACGGCAGGCCGGGCTGATGTGCCTGGGCGGGGTGACCCGGGCCCGCAGCGAGGGCAGCCTGGAGATCACCGCCCCGACCCCGCAGACGCCGCCCCGGATCACCGTCAACTACCTCACCGACCCGTACGACCGGGCGGTGGCGGTGGCGACGTTCCGTCGGATGCGGGAGTTCTTCGCGTCCGGCCCGATCGCCCGGCACATCGTGGCCGAGACGGTGCCCGGTCCGGCGGTACGCACCGAACGGGACCTTCTCGACGCGGCGCTGCACCACGGTTACACCGGCTACCACGCGGTCGGCACCTGCGCGATGGGCCCGGACGACGCCGACGTCGTCGACCCGGAGCTGCGGGTACGCGGGGTGGACGGGCTGCGCGTGGTGGACGCCTCGGTGCTGCCGACCCTGGTCGCCGGCTGGATCAACGGCCCGGTCGCCGCCCTGGCCTGGCGCGCCGCCGACCTGATCCTGGGAAAGGTGTAG
- a CDS encoding SpoIIE family protein phosphatase, producing the protein MADARAVEPARPDGHRWREVFAAGGAAGARIATHDWATTALGPVTGWPQSLRTAVTICLHSRFPILLWWGPDLVMLHNDAYQPILGESKRDAMGRPGAEVWPEVWDVTGPVLDGVLAGQGATWSQDQLLLLDRNGFLEECYFTFSYSPIIDETGAPGGVFTAVTETTDRVVGDRRLRTLSDLGASLVDAGTPEEIGRRAVKVLAGNRTDVPFVRLYLVTADGPRLAAGGGPTGTGDDAWPLAAVLADGVARVLPVDPAADPDRPGTALAVVTPVVEPGGGPPTAVLVTGLNPRRPLDDDYRSFVDLLAGHLGAASAGARACQAERLRAEALAELDAARSTFSADVSHELRTPLPPITGPVPAAGDRERARRAEAAARADQQHADRRFRTLVEASSAVVWSADADGAIGEPQPTWAAYTGQRWPEYAGTGWAAMVHPADAPRLLAAWRQVRAAGAPLFEFEGRLWHADSGTYRHVAVRAASQRDGRGAITEWIGTIYDTDDRVRAEERARRTAAISDALLDTSPVGFGWVDADLRYRYLNPALAVMHQVPAEAHLGRRPGEVTPGYGRRVEELLRRTLTHGPVSGVEFRLPDPDPAARPRHVVANYFPIRIAQPGELVGVGFTLVDVTERTRLAQALGEQQARYERLAATDVLAVFGGEGDRITEANEAFLTMLGHTAGDVVEGRLTWPGLTPPGWEEPDRQALDELAATGRAQAYRKEYLHRDGHPVPVQIGVVALRRRPLRWLAYATDLSAERAAQTELRLFQALVERSGDFIAVAAPDGRVVYVNPAGREFVGLAGDAPLDRLRLLDFAAPEVRRVWRRDLIPAALRAGHHRAESLLVRLDTGERRDVDHQTFTVTTGDGPESTAFLATVARDVGDRRRALRQAEGLARLAGALSTAAGRSDVVTAVVAIAPDVLDGARVRITTAAPGDTVLTVTDRGAGDRLDIDDDVPLARAVRDNEVVTFGAADRAGTVGGLCLPLRYGDGGPLGAVEARWARPVTDDDALRNLLDTVAGLCSQALQRAELTRSARAMAEFAARLSVTRSTAEAIEVILTAAPVALGATAPGLAIYEEGQPIRLHHAGLSADLAGHYDDLTLDDPRPMAVALRTGERIILPDRAAFAARFPGLVDRVGAEGLVTTAVLPLLDAQRRPFAALGFGWPRVRPLREGDLALLDTIADLCEQTLERVRLAAAEHNLVTRLAGRLRTSSRPAPASLDIAMRYRPAMTGLNLGGDWYDLIRLDGDRLAVVVGDVVGHQVEAAADMAQLRTMVNTLIRTGVPLGEVFPRLTDLVGVGFLGTCLALVVDPAAGRASMVRAGHPHPLLARRRRRPVTVETAPSLPLGMVRDTMPVTEVPFETGDLLVAYTDGVVERRDLPYDAGVAALRTVVSAHRRRPVERIADAILTALPGSDDDQALVVIRHVGQPSTDDGRPATDGDRTRTSG; encoded by the coding sequence GCACAATGACGCGTACCAGCCGATTCTGGGCGAATCGAAGCGGGACGCCATGGGTCGCCCCGGTGCCGAGGTGTGGCCGGAGGTCTGGGACGTCACCGGGCCGGTGCTCGACGGCGTGCTGGCCGGTCAGGGCGCGACCTGGTCCCAGGACCAGCTCCTGCTGCTGGACCGCAACGGCTTCCTCGAGGAGTGCTACTTCACCTTCTCGTACAGCCCGATCATCGACGAGACCGGCGCGCCCGGCGGGGTGTTCACCGCGGTCACCGAGACCACCGACCGGGTGGTCGGCGACCGGCGGCTGCGCACCCTCAGCGACCTGGGCGCGAGCCTGGTCGACGCGGGCACACCGGAGGAGATCGGCCGGCGGGCGGTCAAGGTCCTCGCCGGGAACCGGACCGACGTGCCGTTCGTCCGGCTGTACCTGGTGACGGCGGACGGCCCCCGGCTGGCCGCCGGCGGCGGGCCCACCGGCACCGGCGACGACGCCTGGCCGCTGGCGGCGGTGCTGGCCGACGGGGTCGCCCGGGTGCTCCCGGTGGACCCGGCCGCCGACCCCGACCGTCCGGGCACCGCGTTGGCCGTGGTGACCCCGGTCGTGGAGCCGGGCGGCGGACCGCCGACCGCCGTGCTGGTGACCGGGCTGAACCCGCGCCGGCCGCTGGACGACGACTACCGTTCCTTCGTCGACCTGCTCGCCGGGCACCTCGGCGCGGCCAGCGCCGGCGCCCGCGCCTGCCAGGCGGAACGACTGCGCGCGGAGGCCCTCGCCGAACTCGACGCGGCCAGGTCCACCTTCTCCGCCGACGTCAGCCACGAGCTGCGTACCCCGTTACCGCCGATCACCGGGCCGGTCCCGGCGGCGGGTGACCGGGAACGCGCCCGGCGGGCCGAGGCGGCGGCCCGGGCCGACCAGCAGCACGCCGACCGGCGGTTCCGGACCCTGGTCGAGGCGTCGTCGGCGGTGGTCTGGTCGGCCGACGCGGACGGCGCGATCGGCGAGCCCCAGCCGACCTGGGCGGCGTACACCGGGCAGCGCTGGCCGGAGTACGCCGGGACCGGCTGGGCGGCGATGGTGCACCCGGCGGACGCGCCGCGGCTGCTGGCCGCCTGGCGGCAGGTACGGGCCGCCGGCGCGCCGCTGTTCGAGTTCGAGGGCCGGCTCTGGCACGCCGACAGCGGCACCTACCGGCACGTGGCGGTCCGCGCGGCCAGCCAGCGCGACGGGCGGGGCGCGATCACCGAGTGGATCGGCACGATCTACGACACCGACGACCGGGTACGCGCCGAGGAACGCGCCCGCCGTACCGCGGCGATCAGTGACGCCCTGCTGGACACCTCCCCGGTCGGTTTCGGCTGGGTGGACGCGGACCTGCGCTACCGGTACCTGAACCCGGCGCTGGCCGTGATGCACCAGGTGCCGGCCGAGGCGCACCTGGGCCGCCGGCCGGGTGAGGTGACGCCGGGGTACGGCCGGCGGGTCGAGGAGCTGCTGCGCCGCACGCTGACCCACGGGCCGGTCAGCGGGGTGGAGTTCCGGCTGCCCGACCCGGACCCCGCCGCCCGCCCACGGCACGTGGTGGCGAACTACTTCCCGATCCGGATCGCGCAACCCGGCGAGCTGGTCGGGGTGGGGTTCACCCTGGTCGACGTCACCGAGCGGACCCGGCTGGCGCAGGCCCTCGGTGAGCAGCAGGCCCGGTACGAGCGGCTGGCCGCCACCGACGTGCTGGCCGTGTTCGGGGGCGAGGGCGACCGGATCACCGAGGCGAACGAGGCGTTCCTCACCATGCTCGGCCACACCGCCGGCGACGTCGTCGAGGGTCGGTTGACCTGGCCGGGGCTGACTCCCCCGGGTTGGGAGGAGCCGGACCGGCAGGCGCTGGACGAGTTGGCCGCCACCGGCCGGGCGCAGGCGTACCGCAAGGAGTACCTGCACCGCGACGGGCACCCCGTGCCGGTGCAGATCGGGGTGGTCGCCCTGCGGCGGCGACCGCTGCGCTGGCTGGCGTACGCCACCGATCTGAGCGCCGAACGGGCCGCCCAGACCGAGCTGCGGCTGTTCCAGGCGTTGGTGGAACGCTCGGGTGACTTCATCGCGGTGGCCGCGCCGGACGGGCGGGTGGTGTACGTCAACCCGGCCGGGCGGGAGTTCGTCGGCCTGGCCGGGGACGCGCCGCTGGACCGGCTGCGGCTGCTCGACTTCGCCGCCCCCGAGGTGCGCCGGGTGTGGCGGCGGGACCTGATCCCGGCCGCCCTGCGGGCCGGGCACCACCGGGCGGAGAGCCTGCTGGTCCGCCTCGACACCGGTGAGCGGCGGGACGTCGACCACCAGACGTTCACCGTCACCACCGGCGACGGACCGGAGTCGACGGCCTTCCTCGCCACCGTGGCCCGGGACGTCGGCGACCGGCGGCGGGCCCTGCGGCAGGCCGAGGGGCTGGCCCGGCTGGCCGGGGCGCTGAGCACGGCCGCCGGCCGGTCGGACGTGGTGACGGCGGTGGTGGCCATCGCACCGGACGTCCTCGACGGGGCCCGGGTCCGGATCACCACCGCCGCTCCCGGCGACACCGTCCTGACCGTCACCGACCGGGGCGCCGGCGACCGGTTGGACATCGACGACGACGTCCCGCTGGCCCGCGCGGTCCGCGACAACGAGGTGGTCACCTTCGGCGCCGCCGACCGGGCCGGCACGGTCGGCGGGCTCTGTCTGCCGCTGCGCTACGGCGACGGCGGGCCGCTGGGCGCGGTCGAGGCGCGCTGGGCCCGGCCGGTGACCGACGACGACGCGCTGCGCAACCTGCTGGACACCGTGGCGGGGCTGTGCAGCCAGGCGTTGCAGCGGGCCGAGCTGACCCGGTCGGCGCGGGCGATGGCGGAGTTCGCCGCCCGGCTCAGCGTCACCCGCAGCACAGCGGAGGCGATCGAGGTGATCCTGACCGCGGCGCCGGTCGCGCTCGGCGCGACGGCCCCCGGGTTGGCGATCTACGAGGAGGGCCAGCCGATCCGGCTGCACCACGCCGGCCTGTCGGCGGACCTGGCCGGCCACTACGACGACCTGACCCTCGACGATCCCCGGCCGATGGCGGTGGCGTTGCGGACCGGGGAGCGGATCATCCTGCCGGACCGGGCCGCGTTCGCCGCGCGGTTCCCCGGCCTGGTCGACCGGGTGGGGGCCGAGGGCCTGGTCACCACGGCGGTGCTGCCGCTGCTGGACGCTCAGCGCCGGCCGTTCGCCGCGCTGGGCTTCGGCTGGCCCCGGGTCCGCCCGTTGCGGGAGGGCGACCTGGCGCTGCTGGACACCATCGCCGACCTGTGCGAGCAGACCCTGGAACGGGTCCGGCTGGCCGCCGCCGAACACAACCTGGTCACCCGGCTGGCCGGGCGGCTGCGTACCTCCAGCCGGCCGGCACCGGCCAGTCTGGACATCGCGATGCGCTACCGGCCGGCGATGACCGGGCTGAACCTCGGTGGCGACTGGTACGACCTGATCCGGCTCGACGGCGACCGGCTCGCGGTGGTGGTCGGTGACGTGGTCGGTCACCAGGTCGAGGCCGCCGCCGACATGGCGCAGCTACGGACCATGGTGAACACGCTGATCCGTACCGGCGTGCCGTTGGGTGAGGTGTTCCCCCGGCTGACCGACCTGGTCGGGGTGGGGTTCCTCGGCACCTGCCTGGCCCTGGTGGTGGACCCGGCGGCGGGACGGGCCAGCATGGTCCGGGCCGGGCACCCGCATCCGCTGCTGGCGCGCCGCCGACGCCGACCGGTGACCGTGGAGACCGCGCCGTCGCTGCCGCTGGGCATGGTCCGGGACACGATGCCGGTCACCGAGGTCCCGTTCGAGACCGGGGACCTGCTGGTGGCGTACACCGACGGGGTGGTGGAACGGCGCGACCTGCCGTACGACGCCGGGGTGGCGGCGTTGCGGACGGTGGTCTCGGCGCACCGGCGGCGGCCGGTGGAACGGATCGCCGACGCCATCCTGACCGCGCTGCCCGGCTCCGACGACGACCAGGCGCTGGTGGTGATCCGGCACGTCGGCCAACCGTCCACCGACGACGGACGACCGGCGACGGACGGTGACCGGACCCGCACTTCCGGGTGA
- a CDS encoding AIPR family protein, with the protein MRQFEQHIDLSDLDEKAPERHREQSFLSRALAAMAVHNLTGMGLAEAAESVIDGFDDWGIDAVAVSEDVPHVWLVQAKWSDGGNASLDQGSALKFKQGFDLLLREDYARFNKRFQALADRVDKVFSKGDVKITLVVALLGRPVLADVVNLVFEQACEETKPMTDLKVLGLGDFHDFVRAGIGEPKINLTARVDGCASVPEPFKAYYGTMYVGEVAAWYDKHGDRLFGKNLRTSLGLTTVNRSIVETLVKQPQNFWYFNNGITVLCDAVRRTAKFANTVGGPGDFELDGVSVVNGAQTVAAIHAGVQQTPEVSGVGRVWVRVISLEDCPPGFATEVTQATNTQNQVQARDYAALDERQARLRDDFSLSLHKTYVYKRGEGDPLPEAGCSVLEAAIAMSCAHRNPELAMRAKQNQELLWEFGAHGSYHLIFNPQPSAYRVWRLVLMLRTVQAHLAEGNRGREGRAAQVAEHGDLLVAHLVMQRLVTPSIDERDVNWERVLEQVSELADAALAWLIHHFDEQYPSSSALVTFRHPQKCRELVALALRSLAGDEPRPSLPPEYSSSPKEGERKAAAVTVIVNSGLLAEGAPVEFRPVTGPERKTLLPWIAENPRRGQATWVNDRRRPLLWAADGKQYTPTGLTMQMLRSAPGDPPRAVQGTTRWFVPGRGSLAAIADEIRSAEGE; encoded by the coding sequence GTGCGTCAGTTCGAGCAGCACATCGATCTGAGCGATCTCGATGAGAAGGCCCCCGAACGGCATCGGGAACAGTCGTTCCTGTCGCGTGCCCTGGCCGCGATGGCGGTGCACAACCTGACTGGCATGGGACTCGCGGAGGCTGCCGAGTCGGTGATCGACGGCTTCGACGACTGGGGAATCGACGCTGTCGCGGTCAGCGAGGATGTGCCGCACGTCTGGCTGGTCCAGGCCAAGTGGAGTGACGGCGGGAACGCCTCGTTGGACCAGGGCAGCGCTCTTAAGTTCAAGCAGGGGTTCGACCTGCTGCTGAGGGAGGACTACGCGCGGTTCAACAAGCGGTTCCAGGCTCTGGCGGACCGGGTGGACAAGGTCTTCAGCAAGGGGGACGTCAAGATCACCCTGGTGGTCGCACTGCTCGGTCGTCCCGTACTGGCCGATGTCGTCAACCTGGTCTTCGAGCAGGCGTGCGAGGAAACTAAGCCGATGACCGACCTGAAGGTGCTCGGTCTGGGTGACTTCCACGATTTCGTCCGGGCCGGCATCGGGGAGCCGAAGATCAACCTCACGGCCCGGGTCGACGGCTGCGCCTCGGTACCTGAACCCTTCAAGGCGTACTACGGGACGATGTACGTCGGCGAGGTGGCCGCCTGGTACGACAAACACGGTGACCGTCTGTTCGGCAAGAACCTCCGGACGTCTCTCGGCCTGACCACCGTCAACCGGAGCATCGTCGAGACCCTGGTGAAGCAACCTCAGAACTTCTGGTATTTCAACAACGGCATCACCGTACTGTGTGACGCGGTGCGCAGGACGGCCAAGTTCGCCAACACCGTCGGTGGTCCCGGAGACTTCGAGCTGGACGGCGTCAGCGTGGTGAACGGGGCGCAGACGGTCGCCGCGATCCATGCGGGCGTCCAGCAGACCCCCGAGGTCTCCGGTGTCGGCCGGGTGTGGGTGCGCGTCATCTCGCTGGAGGACTGCCCACCCGGCTTCGCCACCGAGGTGACGCAAGCGACCAACACCCAGAACCAGGTGCAGGCGCGGGACTACGCGGCCCTCGACGAGCGGCAGGCCAGACTGCGGGACGACTTCTCGCTCTCCCTGCACAAGACGTACGTCTACAAGCGCGGCGAAGGCGACCCCCTGCCGGAAGCTGGATGCTCCGTGCTGGAGGCCGCCATCGCCATGTCCTGCGCTCACCGCAATCCGGAACTGGCCATGCGGGCCAAGCAGAACCAGGAGCTGCTCTGGGAGTTCGGGGCGCACGGCAGCTATCACCTGATCTTCAACCCGCAGCCCAGCGCTTACCGGGTCTGGCGGTTGGTTCTCATGCTCCGTACGGTGCAGGCTCACCTGGCCGAGGGGAACCGGGGCCGGGAGGGACGGGCGGCGCAGGTCGCCGAGCATGGCGACCTGCTCGTCGCCCATTTAGTGATGCAACGTCTCGTGACCCCGTCCATCGACGAACGGGATGTCAACTGGGAGCGGGTGCTGGAGCAGGTGTCTGAACTGGCGGACGCGGCCCTCGCCTGGCTCATCCACCACTTTGACGAACAGTATCCGAGCAGCTCCGCTTTGGTCACCTTCCGGCATCCGCAGAAGTGTCGGGAGTTGGTCGCCTTGGCGCTTCGGTCCCTCGCCGGCGACGAACCGCGGCCCAGCCTGCCCCCGGAGTACAGCTCGTCGCCCAAGGAGGGCGAACGGAAGGCGGCGGCGGTGACCGTCATCGTCAACTCCGGCCTTCTTGCCGAGGGGGCGCCGGTGGAGTTCCGGCCGGTGACGGGTCCTGAGCGGAAGACGCTGCTGCCATGGATCGCCGAGAATCCCCGCCGGGGTCAGGCGACCTGGGTCAATGACCGTCGTCGTCCCCTCCTGTGGGCCGCAGACGGCAAGCAGTACACGCCGACCGGGCTGACCATGCAGATGCTGAGGTCTGCACCGGGAGACCCGCCGAGAGCTGTTCAGGGTACGACGCGGTGGTTTGTTCCCGGGCGGGGTTCACTGGCGGCAATCGCGGACGAGATCCGTTCCGCAGAGGGCGAGTAG
- a CDS encoding aldo/keto reductase: MAGEASSQPAKASGVFRIGGDLPVVRLGYGAMQLTGPGVWGDPKDPDEAVRVLRRAVELGVTFIDTADSYGPFVSELLIAKALRPYADDLVVATKAGLTRSGPNVWRPVGRPEYLRQQCELSLRHLGLETIGLFQLHRIDAKVPLADQLGELDLLRREGKIRHIGLSEVSVEQIEQARAIAPIASVQNLYNVANRQSEEVLAYCERHGLAFVPWFPMATGELARPGGPLDAIAADHHATPAQLALAWLLRRSPVVLPIPGTSSVAHLEENVAAAEVTLTDDEYAALTRAA; this comes from the coding sequence ATGGCAGGCGAGGCCAGCAGTCAGCCGGCGAAGGCGTCGGGGGTGTTCCGCATCGGCGGTGACCTGCCGGTGGTGCGGCTCGGGTACGGGGCGATGCAGCTCACCGGGCCGGGTGTCTGGGGTGACCCGAAGGACCCGGACGAGGCGGTCCGGGTGCTGCGCCGGGCGGTCGAGCTGGGCGTCACGTTCATCGACACCGCCGACTCGTACGGGCCGTTCGTCAGCGAGCTGCTGATCGCGAAGGCGCTGCGCCCGTACGCCGACGACCTGGTGGTCGCGACCAAGGCCGGGCTCACCCGTTCCGGGCCGAACGTGTGGCGGCCGGTGGGCCGCCCGGAGTACCTGCGTCAGCAGTGCGAGCTGAGCCTGCGGCACCTGGGCCTGGAGACCATCGGGCTGTTCCAGTTGCACCGGATCGACGCGAAGGTGCCCCTGGCCGACCAGCTCGGTGAGCTGGACCTGCTCCGCCGGGAGGGCAAGATCCGGCACATCGGGCTCTCCGAGGTGAGCGTCGAGCAGATCGAGCAGGCACGGGCGATCGCCCCGATCGCCTCGGTACAGAACCTCTACAACGTGGCGAACCGCCAGTCCGAGGAGGTCCTGGCGTACTGCGAGCGGCACGGGCTGGCGTTCGTACCGTGGTTCCCGATGGCCACCGGCGAGCTGGCCCGGCCGGGCGGCCCGCTGGACGCGATCGCCGCCGACCACCACGCGACGCCCGCGCAGCTCGCGCTCGCCTGGCTGTTGCGCCGGTCACCGGTGGTGCTGCCGATTCCCGGTACGTCGTCGGTGGCGCACCTGGAGGAGAACGTGGCCGCCGCCGAGGTGACGCTCACCGACGACGAGTACGCGGCGCTGACCCGCGCCGCCTGA